The DNA segment AAAGTTTTGCTTACATTCATTATGGAAACATGCACCACACATGTCACACCTACTCACTTTTGAGAATTCCCATGGAAATATGACATCTTTAGAACAACACAATTCACACACAAATCCTCTAGCTTGACATaactaaaattaaaaaaaaaagacataAATGATCGTATTAAacataaatatttaataaactCCATACAAAAATTAAGTTCACTTAAAATAACTGTATATATCATTTTAATTAAACCACCAATTTTTGAATGGAGTGCATAAgcagaatattatatgtgttaCCTCACATCCTACAATATGTATATTACACATTTGAACTAATTCTTGTAACCTCATTGGCAAAATACCATATTTGACTTGCATCAAATCTTGAATAGAATACACATGAGGTTCACTTATTATATAATTCTGTTCCTTTTTTAGCACTTCTTGAATACTGAAAAAGATAGTGAGTTCCAAAATATAGTTGTTTTTGTAACTACTCAAAGAAGAAAGAACAAAAATATTTAGATCTTATACCTTATTGCAAATCGACATGTAAATAGAAagtctttaaaaaaaaataattgtgTACGTAATAGTCTTGTTCGGTCTAATTGCTTTATACGCCTATATAATGATGGATTCAAGTCGTTTATTTGGAATAACGGATCTGACACCATTTGATCCAATAATCTATACGAAAAGTTTGATACAGAATATCTGAATGAAAAAACATTATGTAAATAAAGTTGTCTTATATGAAGATTTGTAtatttctaatgaatcttatacCTGTTGAAATCCCATTTAGATAAAATTTTTCCAGGTATCAATGCCACTTGATTAGTATGACATCCAGTACAAAAATATCTACCTAAATACTCACAATAACGAAATTTATTTGCATATTTCACGGCAACTTTCATTCCACACCCTGCGCAATTGTAATTCTGTTTAGCTATAAGAGTTCGCCGCCtgaatataaaaaaatatcatATTTAACGAAATAGTTAGATTATGTACACGCATATAAGTACATAACATTTTCTATATTGATAAGCTTACACCGGTGGAGGATGTGGTGTAAAAATAATTTGAGGTCTTGGCGGTGCCCATTCCGTAGTTCCACGTAATGGGACTGACCGTGAATTTTCCGCGTCATCGGGACTAATTGGCCAACTTTTTGGTAATGGTAACAATGTTTGCGGAGCATCTTTCTCAGAGACCAACCATTGCAACTCACTTGCTCTTGGTAACTGTTTCTCGCTAAACCTGCTGAGAAGCGACAGAGCTACACCCTCCGCGGACATACTACTCTCAGTTAATGTTGATTCTGTTCCATGTGTAGGTGAAGATGATTGATACAAATCTGCGTCTGAGTATAAGGATGCCATGGATATAGAAATTCCAGCATTCTTAAGCTTCAATGCACTTCGTTCGTCATCTACCTCTAGGTCCTCTATGCCGTCTGTGGATATATTTTCCGACGGTGTATCAGACGAGCTAGACAGAGGACTAACACTTTGATCGGTGGTTGTTGTATCAGTTTTTCCGTCACTCAATAGCTCGCGATTCCACGTCCTTCCTTTGCGTCGCTCTTCTTGTCGCTGACGACGCCTCAATCGTATCCTCTGCTTCAAGCTATTTATCTCCTCGTCACTTTCTTCGGTTGCTTCTTCCATAAGACGCCATTGCTTGTTACACTTCACTTGCTCAATAGCAGCTATCATGGCCTcagaaacgctgaaatgtgcGTTTTCCCTATCTAATTCAGCATTCGTTCGAGAAAACTGTGCAGAAGCAAGGAAGCTTGTTAAACTCTGACCCTCTGCTGGACGTGGAAAATAACCTATCGCCATTGGTTGTACACTACTCCCTCCATCTTCCATGAAACTTTTCTTTGGTGTTCTTATGTCCTTTTGACCCTCGATTTCCAAACTCCATGGACCAGTGAATTCAGGTGCAGATCCTGGCAAGAAAGAGCTCTTTCTTCGTGGGTTCTGAGAAACCTTAATTTCTGCAGTGTCCATACTACACATATTTATATCTGTTTCATTTGGTCTAGATGGTGGAATACGGTATTCCTTTACTGTATTAATTGACACCTCTTCATTATTTAATACATCAGAATCTTCGCTGGACTTCTTCATAATCT comes from the Xylocopa sonorina isolate GNS202 chromosome 1, iyXylSono1_principal, whole genome shotgun sequence genome and includes:
- the Rubicon gene encoding run domain Beclin-1-interacting and cysteine-rich domain-containing protein rubicon isoform X2 encodes the protein MCEDAHIKEQWQLLQSLRTTVEGLLVDGVLNVWNVYGGLNRLHNVMERIFKHGCRIFNRNGEPDCWIFIQGLNWLQPSLALSPIVSGTEDYLSNLPTRIKSHKDMLWLYKSLESHSLSHKLSWLLSDKEHVLSCFEPWAFLCQENLAETTLLCLRAVERNQPILLTEIDPSLFLPCWISPKTSPKKHRRSSSYPINFPTTYFSVPRDKGMHIETCQLESLKIASDDKVAQHDGDKCDGNNQHKPSDSKQISDIPLKTWSSLSTLGKDPAKNVSAASSYTANNSLQTSNDIQTSPVELSKIINVNYGGLKQSTSTTADNKLLTKPRTPVRKMKNKSKVKQNQIMKKSSEDSDVLNNEEVSINTVKEYRIPPSRPNETDINMCSMDTAEIKVSQNPRRKSSFLPGSAPEFTGPWSLEIEGQKDIRTPKKSFMEDGGSSVQPMAIGYFPRPAEGQSLTSFLASAQFSRTNAELDRENAHFSVSEAMIAAIEQVKCNKQWRLMEEATEESDEEINSLKQRIRLRRRQRQEERRKGRTWNRELLSDGKTDTTTTDQSVSPLSSSSDTPSENISTDGIEDLEVDDERSALKLKNAGISISMASLYSDADLYQSSSPTHGTESTLTESSMSAEGVALSLLSRFSEKQLPRASELQWLVSEKDAPQTLLPLPKSWPISPDDAENSRSVPLRGTTEWAPPRPQIIFTPHPPPVRRTLIAKQNYNCAGCGMKVAVKYANKFRYCEYLGRYFCTGCHTNQVALIPGKILSKWDFNRLLDQMVSDPLFQINDLNPSLYRRIKQLDRTRLLRTQLFFFKDFLFTCRFAISIQEVLKKEQNYIISEPHVYSIQDLMQVKYGILPMRLQELVQMCNIHIVGCELCQARGFVCELCCSKDVIFPWEFSKVSRCDMCGACFHNECKQNFNKVDCPRCIRLHARQISREEQF
- the Rubicon gene encoding run domain Beclin-1-interacting and cysteine-rich domain-containing protein rubicon isoform X1; amino-acid sequence: MCEDAHIKEQWQLLQSLRTTVEGLLVDGVLNVWNVYGGLNRLHNVMERIFKHGCRIFNRNGEPDCWIFIQGLNWLQPSLALSPIVSGTEDYLSNLPTRIKSHKDMLWLYKSLESHSLSHKLSWLLSDKEHVLSCFEPWAFLCQENLAETTLLCLRAVERNQPILLTEIDPSLFLPCWISPKTSPKKHRRSSSYPINFPTTYFSVPRDKGMHIETCQLESLKIASDDKVAQHDGDKCDGNNQHKPSDSKQISDIPLKTWSSLSTLGKDPAKNVSAASSYTANNSLQTSNDIQTSPVELSKIINVNYGGLKQSTSTTADNKLLTKPRTPVRKMKNKSKVKQNQIMKKSSEDSDVLNNEEVSINTVKEYRIPPSRPNETDINMCSMDTAEIKVSQNPRRKSSFLPGSAPEFTGPWSLEIEGQKDIRTPKKSFMEDGGSSVQPMAIGYFPRPAEGQSLTSFLASAQFSRTNAELDRENAHFSVSEAMIAAIEQVKCNKQWRLMEEATEESDEEINSLKQRIRLRRRQRQEERRKGRTWNRELLSDGKTDTTTTDQSVSPLSSSSDTPSENISTDGIEDLEVDDERSALKLKNAGISISMASLYSDADLYQSSSPTHGTESTLTESSMSAEGVALSLLSRFSEKQLPRASELQWLVSEKDAPQTLLPLPKSWPISPDDAENSRSVPLRGTTEWAPPRPQIIFTPHPPPVRRTLIAKQNYNCAGCGMKVAVKYANKFRYCEYLGRYFCTGCHTNQVALIPGKILSKWDFNRYSVSNFSYRLLDQMVSDPLFQINDLNPSLYRRIKQLDRTRLLRTQLFFFKDFLFTCRFAISIQEVLKKEQNYIISEPHVYSIQDLMQVKYGILPMRLQELVQMCNIHIVGCELCQARGFVCELCCSKDVIFPWEFSKVSRCDMCGACFHNECKQNFNKVDCPRCIRLHARQISREEQF
- the Rubicon gene encoding run domain Beclin-1-interacting and cysteine-rich domain-containing protein rubicon isoform X3, with protein sequence MCEDAHIKEQWQLLQSLRTTVEGLLVDGVLNVWNVYGGLNRLHNVMERIFKHGCRIFNRNGEPDCWIFIQGLNWLQPSLALSPIVSGTEDYLSNLPTRIKSHKDMLWLYKSLESHSLSHKLSWLLSDKEHVLSCFEPWAFLCQENLAETTLLCLRAVERNQPILLTEIDPSLFLPCWISPKTSPKKHRRSSSYPINFPTTYFSVPRDKGMHIETCQLESLKIASDDKVAQHDGDKCDGNNQHKPSDSKQISDIPLKTWSSLSTLGKDPAKNVSAASSYTANNSLQTSNDIQTSPVELSKIINVNYGGLKQSTSTTADNKLLTKPRTPVRKMKNKSKVKQNQIMKKSSEDSDVLNNEEVSINTVKEYRIPPSRPNETDINMCSMDTAEIKVSQNPRRKSSFLPGSAPEFTGPWSLEIEGQKDIRTPKKSFMEDGGSSVQPMAIGYFPRPAEGQSLTSFLASAQFSRTNAELDRENAHFSVSEAMIAAIEQVKCNKQWRLMEEATEESDEEINSLKQRIRLRRRQRQEERRKGRTWNRELLSDGKTDTTTTDQSVSPLSSSSDTPSENISTDGIEDLEVDDERSALKLKNAGISISMASLYSDADLYQSSSPTHGTESTLTESSMSAEGVALSLLSRFSEKQLPRASELQWLVSEKDAPQTLLPLPKSWPISPDDAENSRSVPLRGTTEWAPPRPQIIFTPHPPPVRRTLIAKQNYNCAGCGMKVAVKYANKFRYCEYLGRYFCTGCHTNQVALIPGKILSKWDFNRYSVSNFSYRLLDQMVSDPLFQINDLNPSLYRRIKQLDRTRLLRTQLFFFKDFLFTCRFAISIQEVLKKEQNYIISEPHVYSIQDLMQVKYGILPMRLQELVQMCNIHIVGCELCQARGFVCELCCSKDVIFPWEFSKISQVEILNLLV